One genomic window of Choristoneura fumiferana chromosome 14, NRCan_CFum_1, whole genome shotgun sequence includes the following:
- the LOC141434961 gene encoding atrial natriuretic peptide receptor 1-like, producing MWEIKQARNVSHENTTRFIGACVDCPLVFVLTEYCPKGSLKDVLSNEEIQLDWNFRTSLVHDIVQGMCYLHGGLGAHGKLRSSNCLIDGRFVLKISDYGPNTLCTPTDLIKDDNYYYKLLWTAPELVAASVYPGAAASLKGDVYSFGIILEEIVLRAGPFHHYTSTMTNREIVSRVCARESPAFRPVVCASETGAGPAGGAAAASELLELAARCWAEAPDDRPSFDTINANYIKGYCDNLMDDLLSRMEQYANNLESLVEEKTEQLSLEKRRSEELLYQVLPRPVAQQLMAGEVVQPESFECVTVYFSDIVGFTELCAASTPIQVVDLLNDLYSTFDRIIGFYDVYKVSIGSATRVEVNDYTHSFMKN from the exons ATGTGGGAGATTAAGCAG GCCAGAAACGTCTCCCACGAGAACACAACCCGTTTCATCGGCGCTTGCGTCGACTGCCCACTGGTGTTCGTGCTGACCGAATACTGCCCTAAAGGCTCACTGAAAGACGTGCTGTCCAACGAGGAGATACAGCTCGATTGGAACTTCAGGACGTCACTGGTTCATGATATCGTGCAG gGTATGTGTTACCTCCACGGTGGTCTGGGAGCCCACGGTAAACTCCGATCTTCCAACTGCCTCATCGACGGCCGCTTCGTCCTCAAGATATCTGACTACGGGCCCAATACACTCTGCACGCCCACCGATCTCATCAAAGATGACAACTACTATTACA AGCTGCTGTGGACGGCTCCGGAGCTGGTTGCTGCCAGCGTGTACCCCGGCGCTGCGGCTTCGCTCAAAGGCGACGTGTACAGCTTCGGAATCATCCTCGAGGAGATTGTGCTTCGCGCCGGGCCGTTTCACCATTACACCTCTACCATGACCAACAGAG AGATAGTCTCTCGCGTATGCGCGCGAGAGTCACCAGCCTTCCGGCCGGTGGTGTGTGCGAGCgagacgggcgcgggcccggcCGGCGGCGCCGCCGCAGCATCCGAGCTGCTGGAGCTGGCCGCGCGCTGCTGGGCTGAGGCTCCCGATGACCGACCAAGCTTTGATACCATTAATGCCAACTATATCAA GGGCTACTGTGACAATCTCATGGATGACTTGCTAAGCCGCATGGAGCAGTACGCCAACAACCTGGAATCGTTGGTTGAGGAGAAAACGGAACAGCTCTCGCTGGAGAAACGACGCTCCGAAGAACTGCTGTACCAAGTCCTGCCGCG ACCAGTGGCTCAGCAGCTCATGGCCGGCGAGGTGGTCCAGCCTGAGAGTTTCGAGTGTGTGACGGTCTACTTCAGCGACATCGTTGGCTTCACGGAACTCTGCGCCGCCTCCACGCCCATCCAAGTGGTGGATCTGCTTAACGACCTGTACAGCACCTTCGACAGGATTATTGGATTCTATGATGTTTACAAGGTAAGCATAGGTAGTGcgacgagagttgaagtgaatgattacacacacagcttcatgaagaactga